In the genome of Gloeotrichia echinulata CP02, one region contains:
- a CDS encoding S-layer homology domain-containing protein, translating to MGNLFCWSSAKVTLLTLGITAAMLTPMTISHVGLAQTPVPSTTPSNTPASSANLSDVGSDYWAHPFIQALVKRNIIAGFPDGTFKPDQPVNRAEFATMIQKAFNQNPIRESATRFSDVPANYWAATAIQKAYETGFMTGYPGNLFRPNQQIPKVQAIVAITNGLGLNTSQTGLGGADTYYTDASAIPNYAMNNIAAATQANLVVNYPNVNQLNPAAPLTRAEAAAILYQALVKQGQLPPLASNEPAANYIAGRTPGNTQTGNTQTRNDIVSVAASSNSLTTLTLLLKTAGLTDTLQQSGPYTVFAPTDAAFAALPPGTIQQLQLPENRETLIKILRYHVVPGQLTASQLSGSEVTTVENAPVNIKTDPASNQISVNGARVLQTGVPASNGVIYPINEVLLPPTLGVSQQPPEGTNQGGTTTNGVTPGTSTRGGSSYVGVAGNIGLLGNAAISEGNVAVISKIGLTNAVSVRPSVIFGENTLFFVPVTLDFFPRSVNPTGEQMFPISPYVGAGLAVEAKGDTNFGLLLTGGVDIPLSSRFTVTGAINAAFLNETDVGLLFGVGYNF from the coding sequence CAAAGGTAACTTTGTTAACCCTGGGAATAACAGCCGCTATGTTAACTCCCATGACAATTTCTCATGTAGGTTTAGCTCAAACTCCTGTTCCGAGTACAACCCCCTCAAATACTCCTGCTTCATCTGCTAATTTGTCTGATGTTGGTTCAGATTATTGGGCGCATCCATTTATTCAAGCCCTAGTCAAAAGAAATATTATTGCTGGCTTTCCTGATGGAACTTTTAAGCCAGACCAACCAGTGAATCGGGCTGAATTTGCGACAATGATTCAAAAAGCTTTTAACCAAAACCCAATTCGCGAAAGTGCAACTAGATTTAGTGATGTTCCTGCTAATTACTGGGCGGCTACAGCAATTCAGAAAGCTTATGAAACTGGATTTATGACGGGTTATCCGGGTAATTTGTTTCGACCAAATCAGCAAATTCCTAAAGTACAGGCGATTGTAGCTATAACAAATGGTTTAGGTTTAAATACTAGCCAAACTGGGTTAGGTGGTGCGGATACCTATTATACAGACGCCTCAGCGATTCCAAATTATGCGATGAATAATATCGCAGCGGCTACACAAGCCAATCTTGTTGTCAACTATCCCAATGTAAATCAACTTAATCCAGCAGCGCCTTTAACTCGTGCTGAAGCTGCGGCAATTTTGTATCAAGCTTTGGTTAAGCAGGGACAATTACCACCCCTTGCTAGCAACGAACCCGCCGCTAATTATATCGCGGGTAGAACTCCTGGCAATACTCAAACTGGAAATACTCAAACCAGAAATGACATTGTTTCTGTTGCTGCATCTAGTAATTCTTTGACAACCCTGACCTTGTTATTAAAAACAGCAGGTCTAACAGATACTCTACAACAATCGGGGCCTTATACAGTTTTTGCGCCCACTGATGCAGCCTTTGCGGCTTTACCTCCTGGGACTATACAACAGCTACAGCTACCAGAAAACCGAGAAACACTGATTAAAATTTTGAGATACCATGTGGTTCCTGGTCAACTAACTGCTAGTCAACTTTCGGGTTCTGAAGTGACAACGGTTGAGAACGCGCCTGTAAACATCAAAACTGATCCTGCTAGCAATCAAATTTCAGTCAATGGCGCAAGAGTTCTCCAAACAGGAGTTCCAGCCAGCAATGGTGTGATCTATCCTATTAACGAAGTCCTATTACCACCTACCCTAGGAGTTAGTCAACAGCCGCCAGAGGGAACTAATCAGGGAGGAACTACTACCAATGGTGTGACACCAGGTACAAGCACTCGCGGTGGCTCTAGCTATGTCGGCGTTGCTGGTAATATTGGTTTACTTGGTAATGCAGCTATCAGCGAAGGTAACGTAGCGGTTATTAGCAAAATTGGTCTGACAAACGCTGTATCAGTACGACCATCGGTCATTTTTGGCGAAAATACACTGTTTTTCGTGCCTGTGACTTTGGATTTCTTTCCCCGTTCAGTCAATCCTACAGGTGAACAAATGTTTCCGATATCTCCTTATGTAGGTGCTGGTCTAGCTGTTGAAGCCAAGGGCGATACTAATTTTGGTTTGCTGCTAACTGGCGGTGTAGACATTCCTTTAAGTTCGCGTTTTACGGTAACAGGCGCAATAAATGCAGCTTTTTTGAATGAAACTGATGTGGGACTGCTATTCGGAGTTGGCTATAACTTTTAA
- a CDS encoding cold shock domain-containing protein, protein MNLKQGYGFIKWPPNNLFFHYTDLVNADFNDLTEGASVQFSIGKNDQGEDVAKNVQLLAESDS, encoded by the coding sequence GTGAACTTAAAGCAAGGTTACGGATTCATTAAATGGCCGCCTAATAATTTGTTCTTTCACTATACCGATCTCGTTAATGCAGATTTTAATGATTTAACAGAAGGAGCAAGTGTACAGTTTTCTATAGGTAAAAATGATCAGGGGGAAGATGTTGCTAAAAACGTTCAGCTTTTAGCAGAATCTGATTCATAG
- a CDS encoding ATP-dependent Clp protease ATP-binding subunit, translating into MFERFTEKAIKVIMLAQEEARRLGHNFVGTEQILLGLIGEGTGVAAKVLKSMGVNLKDARIEVEKIIGRGSGFVAVEIPFTPRAKRVLELSLEEARQLGHNYIGTEHLLLGLIREGEGVAARVLENLGVDLSKVRTQVIRMLGETAEVSSPGQSGRTKTPTLDEFGSNLTQMATDNKLDPVVGRAKEIERVIQILGRRTKNNPVLIGEPGVGKTAIAEGLATRIANKDVPDILEDKRVVTLDIGLLVAGTKYRGEFEERLKKIMDEIRSAGNVILVIDEVHTLIGAGAAEGAIDAANILKPALARGELQCIGATTLDEYRKHIERDAALERRFQPVMVGEPSVDETIEILHGLRERYEQHHKLKISDEALVAAAKLSDRYISDRYLPDKAIDLIDEAGSRVRLINSQLPPAAKELDKELRQILKEKDDAVRSQDFDRAGELRDREMEIKAEIRAIAQTKSNATGNEGLEPVVTEEDIAHIVASWTGVPVNKLTESESEKLLHMEDTLHQRLIGQEEAVKAVSRAIRRARVGLKNPNRPIASFVFSGPTGVGKTELAKSLASYFFGSEEAMIRLDMSEYMERHTVSKLIGSPPGYVGYNEGGQLTEAVRRRPYTVVLFDEIEKAHPDVFNMLLQILEDGRLTDAKGRTVDFKNTLLILTSNIGSKVIEKGGGGIGFEFGEDQSESQYNRIKNLVNEELKQYFRPEFLNRLDEIIVFRQLSKVEVTQIAEIMLKEVFGRLTEKGITLEVSDRFKDRLITEGYSPSYGARPLRRAIMRLLEDSLAEEILSGRIKDGDIAFVDVDETGTVNVTSQQRRELLPQGVE; encoded by the coding sequence ATGTTTGAACGCTTCACAGAAAAAGCCATTAAGGTAATCATGCTGGCCCAAGAAGAGGCCCGCCGTTTAGGCCACAATTTCGTCGGCACTGAACAGATCCTCCTGGGTCTGATTGGTGAAGGGACGGGAGTTGCGGCTAAGGTGCTGAAATCAATGGGGGTCAATCTCAAAGACGCCCGAATTGAAGTAGAGAAAATCATAGGCCGGGGTTCGGGCTTTGTGGCCGTGGAAATTCCGTTTACGCCACGGGCAAAGCGAGTTCTGGAACTATCCTTAGAAGAAGCGCGCCAATTAGGCCATAACTACATTGGCACCGAGCATCTGTTGTTGGGCCTGATCCGGGAAGGGGAAGGTGTAGCAGCCAGAGTGCTAGAAAATCTTGGTGTGGATCTATCTAAGGTAAGAACCCAAGTAATTCGGATGCTGGGAGAAACAGCAGAAGTTTCTTCGCCTGGACAATCAGGACGCACCAAAACTCCAACCTTGGATGAATTTGGCTCCAACCTGACCCAAATGGCAACGGATAATAAACTCGATCCGGTGGTAGGACGCGCTAAAGAAATCGAGCGTGTAATTCAGATTTTGGGACGCCGGACGAAAAATAACCCAGTGCTAATTGGCGAACCAGGGGTTGGTAAAACGGCGATCGCTGAAGGTTTAGCGACACGGATTGCTAACAAAGATGTCCCCGACATCCTGGAAGATAAGCGCGTAGTTACACTGGATATCGGCTTGCTGGTAGCAGGTACCAAGTACCGAGGCGAATTTGAAGAACGCCTAAAGAAAATCATGGATGAAATCCGCTCGGCGGGTAACGTGATTCTGGTGATTGACGAGGTACACACCCTCATTGGTGCGGGTGCGGCTGAAGGAGCGATTGATGCGGCAAATATCCTCAAGCCAGCATTGGCCAGAGGGGAATTGCAATGTATCGGCGCGACAACCTTGGATGAATACCGCAAGCACATTGAGCGGGATGCAGCATTAGAGCGGCGCTTCCAGCCAGTCATGGTAGGTGAACCCTCAGTTGACGAAACAATTGAGATTTTGCATGGGCTGCGTGAGCGCTACGAGCAACACCACAAGCTGAAAATCTCTGATGAAGCATTGGTAGCGGCGGCGAAATTATCTGATCGTTATATTAGCGATCGCTATCTTCCAGATAAAGCGATTGACTTAATTGACGAAGCCGGTTCTCGCGTGCGCTTGATTAACTCCCAACTACCACCAGCAGCCAAAGAGTTAGACAAAGAACTGCGCCAAATCTTAAAAGAAAAAGATGACGCCGTTCGTTCCCAAGACTTTGACCGAGCCGGGGAACTGCGCGATCGCGAAATGGAAATCAAAGCCGAAATCCGGGCGATCGCTCAAACCAAGTCTAACGCCACTGGTAACGAAGGTCTAGAACCTGTGGTGACAGAAGAGGATATTGCCCACATCGTCGCTTCCTGGACTGGTGTACCGGTGAACAAACTCACCGAATCCGAATCTGAGAAGCTGTTGCACATGGAAGACACCTTACACCAGCGTCTCATCGGTCAAGAAGAGGCTGTAAAGGCAGTTTCCCGCGCCATTCGTCGCGCTCGTGTCGGCTTGAAAAATCCCAACCGACCCATCGCTAGCTTTGTCTTCTCAGGTCCGACCGGCGTTGGTAAAACTGAGTTAGCGAAATCCTTGGCTTCTTACTTCTTCGGTTCTGAAGAAGCGATGATTCGCTTGGATATGTCGGAATACATGGAGCGCCACACCGTCAGCAAACTGATTGGTTCGCCTCCTGGATATGTTGGTTATAACGAAGGCGGTCAGTTGACCGAAGCCGTGCGGCGGCGTCCTTACACCGTGGTGCTATTCGACGAAATCGAAAAAGCTCACCCCGATGTCTTCAACATGCTGCTGCAAATCTTAGAAGACGGTCGGTTAACCGATGCCAAAGGTCGCACGGTGGACTTCAAGAACACCTTGCTGATTTTAACATCAAATATCGGTTCTAAGGTAATTGAAAAAGGCGGCGGCGGTATCGGCTTTGAGTTTGGCGAAGATCAAAGCGAATCGCAGTACAACCGCATTAAAAACTTGGTGAACGAAGAACTGAAGCAATACTTCCGTCCAGAGTTCCTCAACCGTCTAGATGAAATTATCGTCTTCCGTCAGTTGAGCAAGGTGGAAGTTACCCAAATCGCCGAAATCATGCTCAAAGAAGTGTTTGGTCGCCTAACAGAAAAAGGTATCACCTTAGAAGTGAGCGATCGCTTCAAGGATCGCTTGATAACTGAGGGTTACAGCCCCAGTTACGGTGCTAGACCCTTACGTCGGGCGATTATGCGCTTGTTAGAAGATAGCCTAGCAGAAGAAATTCTGTCTGGTCGCATTAAAGATGGCGATATCGCCTTCGTTGATGTCGATGAAACCGGCACTGTAAATGTAACTTCTCAACAGCGACGGGAATTATTACCTCAAGGGGTTGAGTAA
- the rimI gene encoding ribosomal protein S18-alanine N-acetyltransferase, which translates to MISLDLELQSLTSDHLSALLELDQVCFGGMWTLDAYQRELDSPNSDLLGLFSPPSSLNLLGMGCFWSILEEAHITILAVHPEYHRQGLGQALLCALLKTASDRGLERATLEVRASNLGAISLYQKFGFKTAGRRPRYYKDHEDALILWRSDLQQPQFSATLRQWETIVSDRLSKSSWHMKKT; encoded by the coding sequence GTGATCTCATTAGATTTAGAATTACAATCACTGACATCAGATCATCTGAGTGCATTGCTGGAACTTGATCAAGTTTGTTTTGGCGGTATGTGGACTCTAGACGCCTACCAACGAGAATTGGACAGTCCCAACAGTGATTTACTTGGTTTATTCTCCCCTCCCTCTAGCTTGAATCTGCTGGGAATGGGTTGCTTTTGGTCAATTTTAGAAGAAGCCCACATTACAATTTTGGCAGTTCATCCCGAATATCACCGTCAAGGTTTAGGGCAGGCTTTGCTATGTGCCCTTCTCAAGACAGCTAGCGATCGCGGCTTAGAACGAGCTACCCTCGAAGTCCGAGCTTCCAACTTGGGGGCTATATCTTTATATCAAAAATTTGGCTTCAAAACAGCTGGACGCCGCCCACGTTATTACAAAGATCACGAGGATGCTTTAATTCTTTGGCGTTCAGATTTACAACAGCCCCAATTTTCCGCAACTTTACGCCAGTGGGAGACTATTGTTAGCGATCGCCTCAGCAAATCCTCTTGGCATATGAAAAAAACATAA
- the lysA gene encoding diaminopimelate decarboxylase: MVSTYPAGVQEAGSQFLAQGSSTNGNISPNQELLPLSAKVNSYGCLEIGGCDITTLVQQFGSPLYILDEETLRTACQQYRDAFKQYYQGESQVLYASKAWNCLAVCAIAASEGLGIDVVSGGELYTALSAGVNPDKIYLHGNNKSREELVLAIDSGVTIVVDNWHELKTLVQINGENRGSSLPSTPIMLRVTPGIECHTHEYIRTGHLDSKFGFDPNDLDEVFSFVSQQSSLNCVGLHAHIGSQIFERQPHQDLAAVMVQWLREAGKYSLNITELNVGGGLGIKYTESDDPPSIEEWVKAICEVIQSACAAENLPLPKLLSEPGRSLIATACVTAYTIGSSKVIPEIRTYVAVDGGMSDNPRPITYQSVYRAVVANKISAPLTETVTIAGKHCESGDILIKNARLPKTEPGDIFVVMGTGAYNYSMASNYNRLPRPAAVLVANGEANLILRRETYQDVIRQDCLPERLK; the protein is encoded by the coding sequence ATGGTATCGACTTACCCTGCTGGGGTTCAAGAGGCTGGCAGTCAATTTTTAGCTCAAGGGAGCAGCACAAATGGGAATATTTCGCCCAATCAGGAACTTCTACCTTTGAGTGCCAAAGTCAATAGTTATGGATGTCTGGAAATTGGTGGTTGTGATATCACAACCCTAGTTCAACAGTTTGGCTCACCCTTGTATATTTTAGATGAAGAAACCCTGCGTACGGCTTGTCAGCAATATCGGGATGCTTTCAAGCAATATTATCAAGGTGAATCTCAGGTATTATATGCCTCAAAAGCGTGGAATTGTTTAGCAGTCTGTGCGATCGCCGCATCAGAAGGGTTAGGAATTGATGTGGTTTCTGGTGGTGAACTATACACCGCCCTGAGTGCTGGTGTCAATCCTGATAAAATCTATCTCCACGGTAATAATAAATCTCGTGAAGAACTAGTTTTAGCTATTGACTCTGGTGTCACCATTGTGGTGGATAACTGGCATGAGTTAAAGACCCTAGTCCAGATAAATGGGGAGAACAGGGGAAGTTCTCTCCCCAGCACTCCGATTATGCTACGGGTAACTCCAGGTATTGAATGTCATACACATGAATACATTCGTACTGGACACTTAGATAGTAAATTTGGCTTTGATCCAAATGATTTAGATGAAGTTTTCAGCTTTGTCAGTCAGCAATCTAGCCTTAACTGCGTAGGGTTACATGCTCATATTGGTTCCCAAATTTTTGAACGCCAACCCCATCAAGATTTAGCTGCTGTGATGGTGCAGTGGTTACGAGAAGCAGGAAAATATAGTTTAAATATTACCGAGTTAAATGTTGGTGGTGGTTTAGGGATTAAGTATACAGAATCTGACGACCCCCCGAGTATTGAAGAATGGGTAAAGGCGATTTGTGAAGTAATTCAATCCGCTTGTGCAGCCGAAAATCTGCCTTTGCCAAAATTACTATCGGAACCGGGGCGATCGCTGATTGCCACAGCTTGCGTCACTGCTTATACTATTGGTTCATCCAAAGTTATTCCAGAAATTCGCACCTACGTGGCAGTTGATGGAGGAATGTCGGATAATCCGCGCCCAATTACTTACCAGTCAGTTTATCGAGCAGTAGTTGCCAATAAAATATCTGCTCCGCTCACAGAAACTGTCACAATTGCCGGTAAACATTGTGAATCAGGGGATATTTTAATCAAAAATGCCCGCCTGCCAAAAACTGAACCAGGAGATATTTTCGTAGTTATGGGAACTGGTGCGTACAATTACAGTATGGCATCTAACTATAACCGCTTACCGCGACCGGCAGCAGTTTTAGTGGCAAATGGCGAAGCCAACTTGATTTTACGGCGTGAAACTTATCAAGATGTGATTCGCCAAGATTGCCTACCAGAAAGACTTAAGTAA
- the iscB gene encoding RNA-guided endonuclease IscB: MCKVFVINTEKRPLNPIHSAQARQLLRSKKAAIYRRFPFTIILKELHSSPVQPLRLKLDPGAKTTGIALVNDATGEIVFADELKHRGFAIRDALTSRRQLRRGRRNRKTRYRKPIFLNRTRPEEWLAPSLMSRVHNVETWVNRLRKFAPITAISTELVKFDMQLMRNPEIEGKEYQQGTLAGYETREYLLEKWNRQCAYCGVKDVPLQIEHIHPRSKGGSNSITNLALSCEKCNIKKGTKDIKDFLSTRGCANKKDPTKLQKILAQAKKPLADAAAVNATRYKLLEVLKSTGLPVECGSGGLTKFNRTSQQLIKTHWIDAACVGKSTPTLNIKGIKPLLITANGHGTRQMAGTDKFGFPTRHRSNKQIHFGFQTGDIIKAVVTSGKKVGEYLGRVLCRATGSFDIATKTGRISGISHKYCSAIHKKDGYSYAF; the protein is encoded by the coding sequence ATGTGCAAAGTTTTTGTAATTAATACCGAAAAAAGACCACTAAACCCAATTCATTCAGCACAAGCAAGACAACTATTAAGGAGCAAAAAAGCAGCCATTTATCGCCGCTTTCCATTCACTATTATTCTTAAAGAATTACACTCATCGCCAGTACAACCACTGCGATTAAAGCTTGACCCTGGTGCTAAAACCACAGGTATAGCATTAGTTAACGATGCAACTGGCGAAATAGTTTTTGCTGATGAATTAAAACATAGAGGTTTTGCGATTAGAGATGCTCTTACCTCAAGGAGACAATTAAGACGTGGCAGAAGAAATCGCAAAACCCGTTACAGAAAACCCATATTCTTAAACAGAACACGCCCAGAAGAATGGTTAGCACCTAGCCTTATGAGTCGGGTTCACAATGTTGAAACATGGGTAAACAGATTGCGTAAATTTGCACCAATCACAGCGATTAGTACCGAATTAGTCAAGTTTGATATGCAATTAATGCGTAATCCTGAAATCGAAGGCAAGGAATATCAGCAAGGTACATTAGCTGGATATGAAACCAGAGAATATCTACTTGAAAAGTGGAATCGGCAATGCGCCTATTGTGGTGTCAAAGACGTACCTTTGCAGATTGAACACATTCACCCACGTTCTAAAGGTGGGTCTAATTCAATCACAAACCTTGCATTAAGTTGCGAAAAATGCAACATCAAAAAAGGGACTAAGGATATTAAGGATTTCCTCTCTACGAGAGGCTGCGCCAACAAAAAAGACCCTACTAAGTTACAGAAAATCTTGGCACAAGCTAAGAAACCGTTGGCTGATGCAGCAGCAGTTAATGCTACTAGATACAAGCTTTTAGAGGTTTTGAAATCTACGGGTTTACCCGTTGAATGTGGCTCTGGAGGTCTAACAAAGTTCAATAGAACTAGTCAGCAATTAATCAAGACTCATTGGATTGATGCTGCTTGTGTTGGTAAATCAACACCAACATTAAATATCAAAGGTATCAAACCATTGTTGATTACAGCTAATGGACACGGAACAAGGCAGATGGCTGGCACTGATAAATTCGGGTTCCCTACTCGTCATCGTTCAAATAAACAAATCCATTTTGGATTTCAAACTGGAGATATTATTAAAGCGGTTGTTACCAGTGGTAAAAAAGTTGGCGAATATTTAGGACGTGTTTTGTGTCGTGCCACGGGTAGTTTTGATATCGCTACCAAGACCGGAAGAATATCAGGAATAAGCCATAAATATTGTTCAGCGATTCACAAAAAGGATGGATATAGTTATGCCTTTTGA
- the cdaA gene encoding diadenylate cyclase CdaA, with protein sequence MRDWSKQWLTNLGWSQSLLLGTLDIMFVLALTYMILVIISERRTLWMVRGFIILMLASAISNRLGLPLLNFVLEKLVIGCAVAMAVALQSEFRRFLEQLGRGEFRQLFQPSSLAVPKSDSVIDEIVEAVKELSKNRIGALLILETTSPIDERDFSVPGVKLNAEVSKELIQTIFQPKTLLHDGATLIRGSRIVASGIILPLSGRTASRQLGTRHRAAMGITERVENCICVVVSEETGSISLAERGSLNRPLTIRTLKESLDARLSPSGDREAVAPGLLSLGRQLGINTLALVSRLLRLPSTASRNKK encoded by the coding sequence ATGAGAGATTGGTCAAAGCAATGGCTGACAAACCTGGGATGGTCGCAGTCCTTGCTGCTTGGGACTCTGGATATTATGTTTGTTTTGGCGCTGACGTACATGATACTAGTTATTATTAGTGAGCGCCGAACACTGTGGATGGTACGCGGATTTATTATCTTGATGTTAGCCTCAGCAATCAGTAACAGATTAGGGCTACCATTGTTAAATTTTGTACTAGAAAAATTGGTCATTGGCTGTGCTGTGGCGATGGCGGTTGCTCTCCAGTCAGAGTTTCGGCGATTTTTGGAACAATTAGGACGTGGCGAATTCCGTCAGTTATTTCAACCATCCAGTCTTGCAGTGCCAAAATCCGATAGTGTAATTGATGAAATTGTAGAAGCAGTTAAAGAACTGTCGAAAAACCGGATTGGAGCATTGCTGATTTTGGAAACAACAAGCCCGATTGATGAGCGGGATTTTTCTGTACCCGGAGTAAAATTGAATGCTGAGGTTTCTAAGGAACTAATACAGACAATTTTTCAGCCAAAAACTTTGTTACATGATGGCGCGACCTTAATCCGTGGCTCACGGATTGTAGCATCGGGTATAATTTTACCACTTTCGGGACGCACAGCCTCGCGCCAGTTGGGAACACGCCATCGGGCGGCAATGGGAATTACTGAGCGGGTCGAAAATTGCATTTGTGTCGTTGTATCAGAAGAAACAGGTTCTATTTCCTTAGCAGAACGGGGAAGCCTGAATAGACCTCTGACGATTAGGACACTGAAAGAGTCTTTAGATGCTCGATTGTCCCCATCTGGAGATCGGGAAGCTGTTGCTCCTGGTTTGTTAAGTTTGGGTCGTCAACTTGGTATAAATACACTAGCACTAGTTTCGCGTTTACTCCGATTACCATCGACCGCTTCTCGGAATAAAAAATGA
- the uppS gene encoding polyprenyl diphosphate synthase, which translates to MTAQQTELEDLPPGLKRELLPKHVAVIMDGNGRWAKRQGLPRIMGHKRGVDALKDLLRCCKDWGIEALTAYAFSTENWKRPQEEVDFLMTLFQRVLRQELKEMVEENVQIQFVGNLKALPRSLQEEISRSMAETLNNRAIRFTVATNYGGRQEILQACRAIAEKVQQGLLQPDEIDEAVFERHLYTAGIADPDLLIRTSGEMRLSNFLLWQMAYGEIYITDTLWPDFDRTEFHRALSAYQQRERRFGTV; encoded by the coding sequence ATGACAGCACAACAAACTGAACTGGAAGATTTGCCTCCTGGCTTAAAACGAGAATTACTACCCAAGCACGTTGCAGTGATTATGGATGGCAATGGTCGATGGGCTAAACGTCAAGGTCTACCCAGAATTATGGGTCATAAACGGGGAGTAGATGCTCTTAAGGATTTACTCCGCTGCTGTAAAGATTGGGGAATAGAAGCCCTGACGGCTTATGCTTTTTCGACGGAAAACTGGAAACGACCGCAGGAAGAAGTAGATTTTTTAATGACTCTGTTCCAAAGAGTTTTGCGCCAAGAACTGAAAGAAATGGTGGAAGAAAATGTTCAAATTCAGTTTGTGGGAAATTTGAAGGCCTTACCGCGATCGCTCCAAGAGGAGATTTCCCGCTCAATGGCAGAAACTCTCAATAATCGTGCTATCCGGTTTACAGTAGCCACAAATTATGGTGGACGACAAGAAATTTTACAGGCTTGTCGAGCGATCGCCGAAAAAGTCCAACAGGGTTTGTTACAACCTGATGAAATTGATGAAGCGGTATTTGAACGCCACCTCTACACAGCAGGAATTGCTGACCCAGATTTATTAATCCGTACTAGTGGAGAAATGCGCCTGTCAAATTTCCTGCTTTGGCAAATGGCTTATGGGGAAATTTATATCACCGATACTCTCTGGCCAGATTTTGACCGCACTGAATTTCACCGCGCTTTGTCTGCTTACCAGCAACGAGAGAGGAGATTTGGGACAGTTTAA
- a CDS encoding DUF3143 domain-containing protein, whose translation MALVSPDTPLYNHTLPQIEQWLKDQGCEQDEAQLHCWRLQRPRWQAEVLLDVEQIVVRYIEAGENRQDIQRSFKYSLSREDIEQAVFAGP comes from the coding sequence ATGGCTTTAGTTTCCCCTGACACTCCTCTATATAACCATACCTTGCCACAAATTGAGCAGTGGCTCAAAGACCAAGGCTGTGAACAAGATGAAGCACAGCTACATTGCTGGCGTTTACAGCGTCCTCGTTGGCAAGCCGAAGTATTACTCGATGTTGAGCAAATTGTCGTCCGATATATCGAAGCTGGGGAAAATCGGCAAGATATCCAACGCTCGTTTAAGTATTCTCTCAGTCGGGAAGATATTGAACAAGCAGTTTTTGCAGGACCTTAA
- a CDS encoding J domain-containing protein, producing the protein MPTSSEPTYYTLLELHPSASVIDIRRAYRELSKRYHPDTTELPAALATPKFQLLNEAYATLSNPERRLNYDLKIGYSRFGVIQAPPDLNHSMVNPYDWSKSAYLDASDRPLSTGEIFALFILGLTFLGCLLLAIAIGLTRGEAAFQTQILPPHPSVPQQIHHLSQENNLWGNKNYFC; encoded by the coding sequence ATGCCAACAAGCAGTGAACCAACATACTACACCCTGCTAGAACTGCATCCCTCAGCATCGGTTATCGACATCCGTCGTGCTTATCGAGAACTGAGCAAACGCTATCATCCAGATACTACAGAATTACCTGCGGCTCTGGCTACACCTAAATTTCAGCTTCTTAATGAAGCCTACGCCACCCTGAGTAATCCAGAACGACGGTTAAACTATGACCTGAAAATTGGCTATTCCCGTTTTGGAGTGATTCAAGCACCTCCCGATTTGAATCATTCTATGGTCAATCCCTATGATTGGTCAAAATCAGCTTACCTCGACGCCAGCGATCGCCCCCTGTCAACTGGTGAAATTTTTGCTTTGTTTATCTTGGGGTTGACGTTTTTGGGTTGTCTACTGTTGGCGATCGCCATTGGCTTAACTCGTGGTGAGGCTGCTTTCCAAACACAAATACTACCACCACATCCATCAGTACCACAGCAAATTCACCATCTTTCCCAAGAGAATAACCTTTGGGGAAATAAAAATTATTTTTGTTAA
- a CDS encoding type II toxin-antitoxin system YafQ family toxin — MEVVWSSGFKRSFRKIIKKNPELKNKIVNVLRLLADAPFIPSLKSHKLTGDLAGLWSCYVAYDCRIIFNFSEHEKLLEMVILLIDIGSHDEVY; from the coding sequence ATGGAAGTTGTCTGGAGTAGTGGATTTAAGCGGTCTTTTAGAAAAATTATCAAGAAAAACCCGGAATTAAAAAATAAAATTGTTAACGTATTAAGGCTTTTGGCAGATGCTCCATTTATACCATCGTTAAAGTCTCACAAATTAACAGGAGATTTAGCGGGATTGTGGTCTTGTTATGTTGCTTATGATTGTAGAATCATCTTTAATTTCTCTGAACATGAAAAATTGTTAGAAATGGTTATTTTATTAATTGATATTGGCAGCCATGATGAAGTTTATTAA